The following are from one region of the Hydrogenimonas sp. SS33 genome:
- a CDS encoding cbb3-type cytochrome c oxidase N-terminal domain-containing protein, translating into MKSNILQDNINQLSLLAAAIILLLTIYVAGKYIKQMKTDRSTGELADENWDGIGEYKNELPSGWAYTFLGTMIWALWYWTMGYPVDAYSQIGEYNKEVKTYNKQFESKWANADAQTLRDMGEGVFLVQCAPCHGIAGDGMGGKAADLTVWGSKDAILDTIKHGSKGLGFPMGEMPAGLLSGEAAEKVAEYVAGGMKGEQPAEFATCAGCHGPDGKGMGGMAPDISQYGTPDFVKMVLDHGKKGFIGTMVSFKGRLSPIQEKAVGTYILSLSRGE; encoded by the coding sequence ATGAAGAGTAACATTCTGCAGGACAATATCAACCAGTTGAGCCTGCTTGCTGCTGCGATCATTCTTCTGCTGACGATCTATGTCGCGGGAAAATATATCAAGCAGATGAAAACGGACCGGTCCACCGGTGAACTGGCGGACGAAAACTGGGACGGCATCGGAGAATACAAAAACGAATTGCCCTCCGGTTGGGCCTATACGTTCCTTGGAACGATGATCTGGGCCCTCTGGTACTGGACGATGGGATACCCCGTCGATGCCTACAGCCAGATCGGTGAGTACAACAAAGAGGTAAAAACCTACAACAAACAGTTTGAAAGCAAGTGGGCCAATGCCGATGCACAGACGCTGCGCGATATGGGTGAGGGTGTTTTCCTTGTCCAGTGTGCCCCCTGTCACGGCATCGCCGGCGACGGTATGGGAGGCAAAGCGGCCGACCTGACGGTATGGGGATCTAAAGATGCCATTTTGGATACCATCAAACACGGTTCCAAAGGTCTCGGTTTCCCGATGGGCGAAATGCCCGCCGGCCTTCTCAGCGGTGAAGCTGCCGAAAAAGTGGCCGAATATGTCGCGGGCGGTATGAAGGGCGAGCAGCCTGCCGAATTCGCCACCTGTGCCGGATGTCACGGACCTGACGGAAAAGGCATGGGCGGTATGGCCCCCGACATTTCCCAATACGGCACTCCCGATTTCGTAAAAATGGTTTTGGACCACGGCAAAAAAGGATTTATCGGTACGATGGTCAGCTTCAAAGGCCGACTCTCTCCGATTCAGGAAAAAGCTGTCGGAACCTACATCCTCAGCCTTTCACGCGGAGAATAA
- a CDS encoding ATP phosphoribosyltransferase regulatory subunit, with translation MIFEHEIPAGSRLYFGESARQKRAIERIASEMLEARGFEEIATPLFSYHQHLSVRDTRELVRVADPQNREVTLRADSTIDVVRLVTKRLGRSTAQTKWFYIQPVYRYPTQETNQIGAEWLGGTLSDVLEVTTALFDTLDIRPILQISNIQIPVLISLEFGVPLEWFASMQIERLLGTEHPWLSELARVQRLEQLEAAITKVPAVLRPELEKLAGMTAACEGRDCVLAPLYYAQMRYYDGLFFQCFSGNTLLASGGHFVNDDISAAGFAIYTDALIEARLKGESK, from the coding sequence ATGATCTTCGAACACGAAATCCCGGCAGGGAGCCGGCTCTATTTCGGTGAGAGCGCCAGACAGAAGCGGGCCATCGAGCGCATCGCCAGCGAAATGCTGGAGGCGCGGGGGTTCGAAGAGATAGCCACACCGCTCTTTTCCTACCACCAGCACCTGAGTGTCCGCGACACCCGTGAACTGGTACGCGTCGCCGACCCGCAGAACAGGGAGGTGACCCTCCGGGCCGACAGCACCATCGACGTGGTGCGCCTCGTGACCAAGCGGCTTGGGCGCTCCACGGCCCAGACGAAGTGGTTCTACATTCAGCCCGTCTACCGCTACCCGACGCAGGAGACCAACCAGATCGGCGCCGAGTGGCTGGGCGGCACGCTTTCGGATGTGCTGGAGGTGACGACGGCGCTTTTCGACACCCTGGACATCCGGCCCATTCTGCAGATCTCCAACATCCAGATTCCCGTCCTCATTTCGCTGGAGTTCGGCGTGCCTCTGGAGTGGTTCGCGTCGATGCAGATCGAGCGGCTGCTTGGGACCGAACACCCCTGGCTTTCGGAGCTGGCGAGGGTGCAGCGGCTCGAACAGCTGGAGGCGGCCATCACGAAGGTTCCTGCGGTGCTCCGCCCGGAGCTGGAGAAGCTGGCGGGAATGACGGCGGCGTGCGAAGGGCGCGACTGCGTCCTGGCGCCGCTCTACTACGCCCAGATGCGCTATTACGACGGCCTCTTTTTCCAGTGTTTTTCGGGCAATACCCTGCTGGCGAGCGGCGGCCACTTCGTCAACGACGATATTTCGGCGGCGGGATTCGCCATCTATACCGATGCGCTCATCGAAGCGCGGCTTAAAGGAGAGAGCAAGTGA
- a CDS encoding DUF507 family protein, whose product MKLSLAHAPYIANKIGIDLANAPFVEIKRGVEPVIEKAREIIEEDVKKERALEERVNEILEEKEDEIEFMRADIRQLFWMIKKKLAPEYGVILNQEERYSDLSHKILNELWEEDLIDYTVNENQVRGVIFKAIEEYMKSFEQIEDAVLEKMSHYKRKLIPGTEEYDLIFERLYEEELRRRGMM is encoded by the coding sequence ATGAAGTTGAGTTTAGCCCATGCCCCCTATATCGCCAACAAGATAGGCATCGACCTGGCCAATGCCCCCTTTGTCGAGATCAAGCGGGGTGTCGAGCCGGTGATCGAAAAGGCGCGCGAGATCATCGAAGAGGATGTCAAAAAAGAGCGTGCGCTCGAAGAGCGCGTCAACGAGATTCTGGAAGAGAAAGAGGATGAGATCGAGTTCATGCGGGCCGATATCCGCCAGCTCTTCTGGATGATCAAGAAGAAGCTCGCCCCCGAATACGGCGTCATCCTGAACCAGGAGGAGCGCTACAGCGACCTGAGCCACAAGATTCTCAACGAACTGTGGGAGGAGGATCTCATCGACTACACGGTCAACGAAAACCAGGTGCGCGGCGTCATCTTCAAGGCGATCGAAGAGTATATGAAATCCTTCGAACAGATCGAGGATGCGGTTCTGGAGAAGATGTCCCACTACAAGCGCAAGCTCATTCCCGGGACCGAAGAGTACGACCTGATTTTCGAACGCCTCTACGAGGAGGAGCTTCGAAGAAGGGGGATGATGTGA
- the ccoN gene encoding cytochrome-c oxidase, cbb3-type subunit I encodes MQNAALEYDYTVSKWFAYLAIIFGIVGMTIGVWIAFELAFPELNNLFGQYGTFSRLRPIHTNVVAFGFTLSGIWAGFYYIAQRTLKVSLSENGVVSALAKLHFWLYLILAALLVVSELLGYTTSKEYAEMEWPLDLLTVVVWVIFGMAMFGLIGMRREKTLYISMWYFIAFFLGVAMLYIFNNLEVPTRLVAGVGSWMKSVSLYAGTNDALVQWWYGHNAVAFVFTVPIIALIYYFLPKESGQPVFSYKLSLLSFWGLMFVYLWAGGHHLIYSTVPDWMQTMGSVFSVVLILPSWGSAINMLLTMKGEWNQLKESPLIKFMVLASTFYMLSTLEGPIQSIKSVNALAHFTDWIPGHVHDGTLGWVAFMIIAATLHMAPRFYKREIYSKKLMEMQFWIQTTGIVLYFSSMWIAGITQGMMWRAVDQYGNLAYSFIDTVTVLHPYYTIRAIGGVLFVIGLFMWAYNFVKTMSNSKVLEKEPAFASPMGA; translated from the coding sequence ATGCAAAATGCAGCGTTGGAATACGACTATACCGTATCCAAATGGTTCGCGTACCTCGCGATCATCTTTGGTATAGTCGGTATGACGATCGGTGTTTGGATTGCCTTTGAACTGGCATTTCCCGAACTGAACAATCTGTTTGGGCAGTACGGAACATTCAGCCGTCTGCGCCCCATCCACACGAACGTGGTGGCATTCGGGTTCACCCTCAGCGGTATCTGGGCCGGTTTCTACTACATTGCCCAGCGGACGCTGAAGGTCTCCCTGAGTGAAAACGGTGTAGTCAGCGCTCTGGCGAAACTGCACTTCTGGCTCTACCTGATTCTGGCGGCTCTGCTGGTTGTGTCCGAACTTCTCGGTTACACCACTTCCAAAGAGTATGCCGAAATGGAGTGGCCCCTCGACCTGCTGACCGTCGTGGTATGGGTTATCTTCGGTATGGCGATGTTTGGACTTATCGGTATGCGCCGCGAGAAGACCCTCTACATCTCCATGTGGTATTTCATCGCTTTCTTCCTGGGTGTCGCGATGCTCTACATCTTCAACAACCTGGAAGTCCCCACCCGCCTCGTTGCCGGTGTCGGTAGCTGGATGAAATCGGTCTCTCTCTATGCGGGTACCAACGATGCACTCGTTCAGTGGTGGTACGGCCACAATGCGGTCGCCTTCGTCTTCACCGTGCCGATCATCGCGCTGATCTACTACTTCCTTCCCAAAGAGTCCGGACAGCCGGTCTTCTCCTACAAACTCTCTCTCCTCTCTTTCTGGGGATTGATGTTCGTCTATCTCTGGGCCGGCGGTCACCACCTGATCTACTCCACGGTTCCCGACTGGATGCAGACGATGGGTTCCGTCTTCTCGGTTGTACTGATCCTTCCCTCCTGGGGTTCCGCGATCAACATGCTGCTGACGATGAAAGGGGAGTGGAACCAGCTCAAAGAGTCTCCGCTCATCAAGTTCATGGTTCTGGCATCCACCTTCTACATGCTCTCTACGCTGGAAGGCCCGATTCAGTCCATCAAATCGGTCAACGCACTGGCACACTTCACCGACTGGATTCCCGGACACGTTCACGACGGTACGCTGGGCTGGGTCGCCTTCATGATCATTGCGGCGACGCTGCATATGGCACCCCGCTTCTATAAACGGGAGATCTACAGCAAAAAGCTGATGGAGATGCAGTTCTGGATCCAAACGACCGGTATCGTCCTCTACTTCTCCAGCATGTGGATCGCCGGTATCACCCAGGGTATGATGTGGCGTGCGGTCGACCAGTACGGAAACCTGGCCTACAGCTTCATCGATACCGTCACCGTTCTGCACCCCTATTACACCATCCGTGCCATCGGCGGTGTTCTGTTTGTTATCGGCCTCTTCATGTGGGCCTATAACTTCGTCAAAACGATGTCGAACAGCAAAGTGCTCGAAAAAGAGCCTGCATTCGCATCTCCGATGGGCGCATAA
- the carA gene encoding glutamine-hydrolyzing carbamoyl-phosphate synthase small subunit → MRPVWLYLENGLFLEGHSFGAEGTRAGEIVFNTSMTGYQEIVTDPSYAGQFVTFTMPEIGNVGCNAQDMESNAAWCKGIIVRQYQSEPSNFRSEEPLHELLERFGILGICDVDTRFLTKTLREEGAMMMIASTEISDKEELAKLLLETPRISEINYIDVVSTKEPYVHATGQYDAVRYEYNEAPKPQAKIVAIDFGVKRNILNELTQAGMEVEVVPNTFDADALIARYEAGEIDGVFLSNGPGDPLILEAEQAKIRRLIEAKVPMFGICLGHQLLSIAHGYETYKLKFGHHGGNHPVKNVATGRVEITAQNHNYNVPDTITEIAEVTHTNLFDGTIEGVRYKNSPVMSVQHHPEASPGPHESRYVFGEFLKMIAR, encoded by the coding sequence ATGCGACCCGTATGGCTCTACCTTGAAAACGGCCTCTTCCTGGAGGGGCACAGCTTCGGTGCCGAAGGGACGAGGGCGGGGGAGATCGTCTTCAACACCTCCATGACCGGCTACCAGGAGATCGTCACCGACCCCAGTTACGCGGGGCAGTTCGTCACCTTCACGATGCCCGAAATCGGCAACGTCGGGTGCAACGCCCAGGATATGGAGTCGAATGCCGCCTGGTGCAAGGGGATCATCGTCCGTCAGTACCAGAGCGAACCCTCCAACTTCCGCAGCGAAGAGCCCCTGCACGAACTGCTGGAGCGCTTTGGCATTCTCGGCATCTGTGACGTCGATACCCGCTTCCTGACCAAAACGCTGCGGGAAGAGGGGGCGATGATGATGATCGCCTCCACCGAAATCTCCGATAAAGAGGAGCTGGCGAAACTCCTCTTGGAAACCCCCCGCATCAGCGAGATCAACTACATCGACGTGGTCAGCACGAAAGAGCCCTACGTGCACGCCACCGGGCAGTACGATGCTGTCCGTTACGAATACAACGAGGCACCCAAACCGCAGGCGAAGATCGTCGCCATCGACTTCGGCGTCAAGCGTAACATCCTCAACGAACTGACCCAGGCAGGCATGGAGGTGGAAGTGGTCCCCAACACTTTCGATGCCGACGCCCTGATCGCGCGCTACGAAGCGGGGGAGATCGACGGCGTTTTCCTCTCCAACGGCCCAGGCGACCCGCTCATTCTGGAGGCGGAGCAGGCGAAGATCCGCAGGCTGATCGAAGCGAAAGTGCCGATGTTCGGCATCTGCCTGGGGCACCAGCTCCTCTCCATCGCCCACGGCTACGAAACCTACAAGCTCAAATTCGGCCACCACGGCGGCAACCATCCGGTGAAGAACGTGGCGACGGGCCGGGTGGAGATCACGGCGCAGAACCACAACTACAACGTGCCCGACACCATCACCGAGATCGCCGAAGTGACCCACACCAACCTCTTCGACGGCACCATCGAAGGGGTTCGCTACAAAAATAGTCCCGTCATGTCGGTGCAGCACCACCCCGAAGCCTCTCCGGGTCCCCACGAAAGCCGCTACGTCTTCGGTGAATTTCTGAAGATGATCGCCCGTTAA
- a CDS encoding TonB-dependent receptor: MKRMLSLAGLSLAAATCLMAEEAQLGTVEVEETGTTSVVKDVAGDEVRSADLADALYKLDPNVQLVRRSGIANDIIVRGMRKDNINVLIDGGKLYGGCPNRMDPPISHVLSNNVDNIVIKEGPYDVEHFGTLTGLVEVNTLKPSKTPKGEIDLNAGSWNYYKLGARFSGGSDRIRLMVGGSTESSGQYEDGDGRTLADQVADYAKAYPKPNPFNPGSPSGQKWLKVQGQQYAPGSYDMKAYEKKTGMVKLFADVTENQELRLSYTVNQSDDVMYPNTPMDAKEDNSNLFNTQYIVRDLGTWSKKLEMTFYNSWVYHPMGTYFRRSAKKAVIENVMNSRIYGGTVKNSLDLYGGTLTAGIDASKREWSGEYRKNGAYWGESIDHADTDDLGIFAEYAKTIDAFDLDAGLRYDWSSVESDMADTPTNDYDYASAHIFGTYHLDDTTRLFGGVGTASRVPDGKELYFRKNPKMGGRLVGNPNLDKTTNLQFDLGLEKELFESAMVRLKGFYSHLDDFIFYNKTKLTYENRDATLYGLSMDGTYALSDTVYFDGGIAWLYGKKEDPLTGQSDRDMPNILPLKANLGANWDFDETGTMRLAMVAAGGWNRYDGDNGEQRLPGYAVFNFKMKKDFLNHYEVTLGVDNIFDKTYVATNTYADMTLVTGGEPMLLNEPGRYIYGNLTWHF, from the coding sequence ATGAAGAGGATGTTATCGCTGGCCGGACTTTCCCTGGCGGCAGCCACCTGCCTCATGGCGGAGGAGGCGCAGCTGGGGACGGTGGAAGTAGAGGAGACGGGCACCACCTCCGTGGTCAAGGATGTGGCGGGTGACGAGGTGCGCTCGGCGGATCTGGCCGATGCACTCTACAAACTGGACCCCAATGTACAATTGGTCAGGCGCAGCGGCATCGCCAACGATATCATCGTGCGGGGGATGCGCAAGGACAACATCAACGTTCTCATCGACGGGGGCAAACTCTACGGCGGCTGCCCCAACCGGATGGACCCGCCCATCTCCCATGTCCTCTCCAACAATGTGGACAACATCGTCATCAAGGAGGGGCCCTACGATGTAGAGCACTTCGGCACGCTGACGGGGCTGGTGGAGGTCAATACACTCAAACCCTCCAAAACCCCGAAAGGGGAGATCGACCTCAATGCCGGAAGCTGGAACTACTACAAGCTGGGTGCGCGTTTCAGCGGCGGGAGTGACCGGATCCGCCTGATGGTCGGCGGCTCCACCGAAAGCAGCGGGCAGTACGAAGACGGCGACGGCCGAACACTGGCGGATCAGGTGGCCGACTATGCCAAGGCGTATCCCAAGCCAAACCCGTTCAATCCCGGTTCTCCGTCAGGTCAAAAATGGCTGAAAGTCCAGGGGCAGCAGTATGCGCCAGGTTCTTATGATATGAAAGCCTACGAGAAGAAGACCGGGATGGTCAAACTCTTCGCCGACGTGACGGAAAACCAGGAGCTGCGGCTCAGCTATACCGTCAACCAGAGTGACGATGTCATGTACCCCAACACGCCGATGGATGCCAAAGAGGACAACTCCAATCTCTTCAACACCCAATATATCGTCAGAGATCTCGGTACCTGGTCCAAAAAACTGGAGATGACCTTCTACAACTCCTGGGTCTACCACCCGATGGGAACCTATTTCAGGCGTTCCGCGAAAAAAGCGGTCATTGAAAATGTTATGAATTCCCGTATTTACGGCGGCACGGTGAAAAACAGCCTCGACCTCTATGGAGGAACACTGACGGCCGGTATAGACGCGAGCAAGCGGGAATGGAGCGGCGAATACCGCAAAAACGGTGCCTACTGGGGTGAGAGCATCGACCATGCCGATACCGACGACCTGGGCATTTTTGCCGAGTACGCCAAAACCATCGACGCCTTCGATCTCGATGCGGGCCTGCGGTACGACTGGTCGAGCGTTGAATCGGATATGGCCGATACCCCGACAAACGATTACGACTATGCCAGCGCCCACATCTTCGGTACCTACCATCTCGACGATACGACGCGCCTTTTCGGAGGGGTCGGGACGGCGTCACGGGTACCCGACGGGAAGGAGCTCTATTTCCGTAAAAATCCGAAAATGGGCGGGCGTCTTGTCGGTAATCCGAATCTGGACAAAACGACCAACCTGCAGTTCGACCTGGGACTGGAGAAGGAGCTGTTCGAAAGCGCCATGGTCCGTCTGAAGGGATTTTACAGCCACCTGGACGACTTTATCTTCTACAACAAGACGAAATTGACCTATGAAAACCGGGATGCCACGCTGTACGGCCTCTCCATGGACGGCACCTACGCCCTCAGCGACACCGTCTATTTCGACGGAGGTATCGCATGGCTCTATGGCAAGAAAGAGGATCCGCTGACAGGTCAGAGCGACAGGGATATGCCCAACATTCTGCCTCTGAAAGCCAACCTCGGCGCCAACTGGGATTTTGACGAAACGGGCACGATGCGCCTGGCGATGGTGGCGGCCGGCGGATGGAACCGGTACGACGGCGACAACGGCGAGCAGCGTCTGCCCGGGTACGCCGTCTTCAATTTTAAAATGAAAAAGGATTTCCTGAACCACTACGAAGTGACCCTGGGTGTCGACAACATCTTCGACAAGACCTACGTTGCCACCAACACCTACGCCGATATGACCCTGGTCACCGGCGGCGAACCGATGCTGCTCAACGAGCCTGGGCGCTACATCTACGGCAACCTGACCTGGCATTTCTGA
- a CDS encoding flagellar FliJ family protein, with the protein MPKNYRALTKLRRQQFDLAEQELATVNARLRELERKREALRADMRAIEPPASGTGARLGAVLAQKRADMKAIEALELQIDAVKAEKREKERALRAAHIALEQARSIETEVLKKLMEKRKRREAARLDEVASQRFFRDHRQKKEGEKA; encoded by the coding sequence ATGCCTAAAAACTACCGCGCCCTCACCAAACTTCGCCGGCAGCAGTTCGACCTGGCGGAGCAGGAGTTGGCGACGGTGAACGCGCGGCTGCGGGAGCTGGAGCGCAAAAGGGAGGCGCTGCGGGCCGATATGCGTGCCATCGAGCCCCCTGCCAGTGGGACGGGGGCGCGGCTGGGGGCGGTATTGGCGCAGAAACGGGCCGATATGAAGGCGATCGAGGCGTTGGAGTTGCAGATCGACGCGGTGAAAGCCGAGAAACGGGAGAAGGAGCGGGCTCTCAGGGCGGCCCACATCGCCCTGGAACAGGCCCGGAGCATCGAGACGGAGGTGCTCAAAAAGCTGATGGAGAAGCGAAAGCGCCGGGAGGCGGCGCGCCTGGACGAAGTGGCCTCCCAGCGCTTCTTTCGCGACCATCGGCAGAAAAAGGAGGGCGAGAAGGCATGA
- a CDS encoding adenylosuccinate synthase → MNQADLIVGLQWGDEGKGKIVDMMAQEYEVVARFAGGHNAGHTIVTGGKKYALHLIPSGILNPDAVNVIGNGVVVCPANLMKEMAQFENLEGRLWLSDKAHLILPYHQLIDQAKERMRGDKAIGTTGRGIGPAYADKISRSGHRVGELKEVESLFEKVMEYLEQNAAVFGAMGVEMPDAAKLRTDLERYRDGLMPYITDTTQMIWRDLEAGRKILFEGAQGTMLDIDHGTYPFVTSSNTIAGGACTGMGVSPKQIGKVTGIAKAYCTRVGNGPFPSEDFGEDGERLRQQGHEFGTTTGRPRRCGWFDAVAIRYACALNGCDQIALMKLDVLDGFDEIKICTGYEFEGETIDYVPYDLEKVKPIYETFPGWERVEGISDYDKLPDSAKAYIETIERVSGVKVGIISTSPDREDTIVR, encoded by the coding sequence GTGAACCAGGCAGATTTGATCGTCGGGCTTCAATGGGGCGACGAGGGCAAAGGGAAGATCGTCGACATGATGGCCCAGGAGTACGAAGTGGTGGCCCGCTTCGCCGGCGGCCACAACGCCGGACACACCATTGTTACCGGCGGAAAGAAGTATGCCCTCCACCTGATCCCCTCCGGCATTCTCAATCCCGACGCCGTCAATGTCATCGGCAACGGGGTGGTCGTCTGCCCCGCCAACCTGATGAAGGAGATGGCGCAGTTTGAGAATCTGGAGGGGCGGCTCTGGCTCAGCGACAAGGCCCACCTGATCCTCCCCTACCACCAGCTCATCGACCAGGCCAAAGAGCGGATGCGCGGTGACAAGGCCATCGGGACCACGGGCCGGGGCATCGGTCCCGCCTACGCCGACAAGATCTCCCGCTCCGGCCACCGCGTGGGCGAACTGAAAGAGGTGGAGAGTCTTTTTGAAAAGGTGATGGAGTACCTGGAGCAAAACGCCGCCGTTTTCGGGGCGATGGGGGTCGAGATGCCCGACGCCGCTAAACTCAGGACGGACCTGGAGCGCTACCGTGACGGATTGATGCCCTACATCACCGACACGACCCAGATGATCTGGCGCGACCTGGAGGCGGGCAGGAAGATTCTCTTCGAAGGGGCCCAGGGGACGATGCTCGACATCGACCACGGCACCTACCCCTTTGTCACCAGCTCCAACACCATCGCCGGGGGCGCCTGTACCGGGATGGGGGTTTCGCCCAAGCAGATCGGCAAAGTGACCGGCATCGCCAAAGCCTACTGCACCCGTGTAGGCAACGGCCCCTTCCCCAGCGAGGATTTCGGCGAAGACGGCGAGCGGCTGCGTCAGCAGGGGCACGAATTCGGCACCACCACGGGACGCCCCCGGCGCTGCGGATGGTTCGACGCTGTGGCGATCCGCTACGCCTGCGCCCTCAATGGCTGCGACCAGATCGCGCTGATGAAGCTGGATGTCCTCGACGGATTCGACGAAATCAAAATCTGCACCGGATACGAGTTCGAGGGAGAAACCATCGACTACGTCCCCTACGATCTGGAGAAGGTCAAACCCATCTACGAAACCTTCCCCGGCTGGGAGAGGGTGGAAGGCATCAGCGACTACGACAAGCTCCCCGACTCCGCCAAAGCCTACATCGAAACCATCGAACGGGTCAGCGGCGTGAAGGTGGGCATTATCTCCACAAGCCCCGACCGCGAGGATACGATCGTACGATGA
- a CDS encoding DUF4006 family protein: MEKQGSAFGIHGITGMLIATVLLLSIVFGLGYAALVTQNETANQYYTIKDPLGIKMINPDLGNEPHIVVHGTPVGGDVNHKYQFVSK, from the coding sequence ATGGAAAAACAAGGAAGCGCATTCGGAATTCACGGAATTACCGGTATGTTGATCGCCACGGTGCTGCTGCTCTCCATCGTCTTCGGATTGGGGTATGCGGCACTGGTGACGCAAAACGAAACAGCCAACCAGTACTACACCATCAAGGATCCGCTCGGCATCAAGATGATCAATCCCGATCTTGGCAACGAGCCCCATATCGTGGTACACGGTACACCGGTCGGCGGTGACGTCAACCACAAATATCAGTTTGTAAGCAAGTAA
- a CDS encoding PDP protein, whose translation MKRWAWLLLPALLLAETSPQLLECNKIFEERKQELELRLEEIDEARQAYEALKSATEEMFRKKEAKLRQMEADINTTRKKLDEERKAIEALVAKNQKILEAIKKARADKVAQTYGKMKPSAAAEILAAMPAVDAAKILQQLKPKSVGQILAKMEPKKASAITLLLEGDSKK comes from the coding sequence ATGAAACGGTGGGCCTGGCTCCTTCTTCCGGCGTTGCTGCTGGCCGAAACCTCCCCGCAGCTGCTGGAGTGCAACAAGATTTTCGAAGAGCGGAAACAGGAGCTGGAGCTCAGGCTCGAAGAGATCGACGAGGCACGCCAGGCCTACGAAGCCCTCAAGAGTGCTACGGAGGAGATGTTCAGGAAAAAAGAGGCGAAACTCCGGCAGATGGAAGCCGATATCAACACTACGCGCAAAAAACTCGACGAAGAGCGCAAGGCGATCGAAGCCCTGGTGGCGAAAAACCAAAAAATCCTCGAAGCGATCAAAAAGGCCAGGGCCGACAAGGTGGCACAGACCTACGGCAAGATGAAACCCTCCGCCGCCGCAGAGATTCTCGCCGCCATGCCCGCCGTTGACGCGGCGAAGATCCTTCAGCAGCTCAAACCCAAGAGCGTCGGGCAGATCCTGGCGAAGATGGAGCCCAAAAAGGCCTCCGCCATCACGCTGCTTCTGGAAGGCGATTCCAAAAAATAA
- a CDS encoding cytochrome c oxidase, cbb3-type, CcoQ subunit — translation MEHIREWQAFGYFFFTVFLTVILYAYILHLYRAEKKGTRNYEKYGNLALDDELHSEPVEPNENRNEETKEKKEQS, via the coding sequence GTGGAACATATCAGAGAATGGCAGGCATTCGGCTACTTTTTCTTCACGGTCTTTCTGACCGTGATACTGTATGCCTACATCCTGCATCTCTACCGTGCGGAAAAGAAGGGTACGAGGAATTACGAAAAGTACGGCAACCTGGCGCTGGATGACGAACTCCATTCCGAGCCGGTGGAGCCGAACGAAAACAGAAACGAAGAGACGAAAGAAAAGAAGGAGCAGTCATGA
- the ccoO gene encoding cytochrome-c oxidase, cbb3-type subunit II, with amino-acid sequence MFHWLEQRPFLFSVGVFLVIAFAGLIEIVPDFAQASRPIEGLKPKTVLEIAGREVYIKDSCNACHSQLIRPFKSETDRYGPYSKSGEYAYDRPFLWGSKRTGPDLHRVGEYRTTDWHENHMWEPTSVVPGSIMPAYKHMFRQNADIETAYAECYTDKVVFNVPYDKPGYPKLGTLAEAKKQALEEAKKIAADMKNQDVKDAVARGEIPEIVALIAYLNSLH; translated from the coding sequence ATGTTTCATTGGTTAGAACAGCGACCTTTTCTCTTCTCAGTAGGTGTTTTTCTCGTCATCGCGTTTGCGGGACTCATCGAAATCGTTCCCGACTTCGCCCAGGCTTCCCGCCCCATCGAGGGATTGAAACCCAAGACGGTTCTGGAGATTGCCGGACGGGAAGTCTACATCAAAGACAGCTGCAATGCCTGCCATTCGCAGCTCATCCGCCCCTTCAAGTCTGAAACCGACCGCTACGGCCCCTACAGCAAAAGCGGTGAGTACGCGTACGACCGACCCTTCCTCTGGGGCTCCAAGCGTACCGGTCCGGACCTGCACCGTGTCGGGGAGTACCGAACCACGGACTGGCATGAAAACCATATGTGGGAGCCGACATCCGTTGTTCCCGGCTCCATCATGCCTGCATACAAGCATATGTTCCGCCAGAATGCCGATATCGAAACGGCCTATGCGGAGTGCTATACCGACAAAGTTGTCTTCAACGTTCCTTACGACAAACCCGGCTATCCCAAACTGGGAACGCTGGCAGAAGCCAAAAAACAGGCGCTGGAAGAGGCTAAAAAGATCGCGGCCGACATGAAGAACCAGGATGTCAAAGATGCGGTTGCCCGCGGCGAGATTCCTGAAATCGTCGCTTTGATCGCCTATCTCAACAGCCTGCACTGA